In the Loxodonta africana isolate mLoxAfr1 chromosome 1, mLoxAfr1.hap2, whole genome shotgun sequence genome, one interval contains:
- the LOC100662084 gene encoding patr class I histocompatibility antigen, A-2 alpha chain-like isoform X3: MEPRAPWMEREGPEYWDRNTQNAKGHAQTFRASLRTLRGYYNQSDAGSHTIQLMYGCEVGADGRLLRGYHQYAYDGADYLALNEDLRSWTAADTAAQISKGKFEVVRVAEYRRAYLEGACLQWLGKYLENGKETLQRVDPPKTHMTHHCISDHEATLRCWALGFHPAEITLTWQRDGEDQTQDMELVETRPAGDGTFQKWAALVVPSGEEQRYTCRVQHEGLSEPVTLRWELSSQASTPKIEVVAGLLLLGTVVLGVVVAGAVVMWRKKNSGGKGGSYTQGSSSDSDQGSDVSLTASKGCSACRQMTLSKVGSLGIRF; this comes from the exons ATGGAGCCGCGGGCGCCGTGGATGGAGCGGGAGGGGCCGGAGTATTGGGATCGGAACACACAGAACGCCAAGGGCCACGCACAGACTTTCCGAGCCAGCCTGCGGACCCTGCGCGGCTACTACAACCAGAGCGACGCCG GGTCTCACACTATCCAGTTGATGTACGGCTGTGAAGTGGGTGCCGACGGGCGCCTCCTCCGCGGGTACCATCAGTATGCCTACGACGGCGCCGATTATCTGGCCCTGAACGAGGACCTGCGCTCCTGGACGGCGGCGGACACGGCAGCTCAGATCTCAAAGGGCAAATTCGAGGTGGTCAGGGTGGCAGAGTATCGGAGGGCCTACCTGGAGGGCGCATGCCTGCAGTGGCTGGGCAAATACCTGGAGAACGGGAAGGAGACGCTGCAGCGGGTAG ACCCCCCAAAGACACACATGACCCACCACTGCatctctgaccatgaggccacACTGAGGTGTTGGGCCCTGGGCTTCCACCCAGCGGAGATCACCCTGACCTGGCAGCGGGATGGGGAGGACCAGACCCAGGACATGGAGCTTGTGGAGACCCGGCCTGCAGGAGACGGGACATTCCAGAAGtgggcagccctggtggtgccctcTGGAGAGGAACAGAGATACACATGCCGTGTGCAGCATGAGGGGCTGTCTGAGCCTGTGACCCTGCGATGGG AACTGTCTTCCCAGGCCAGCACCCCGAAAATAGAGGTCGTTGCTGGCCTCCTTCTCCTTGGAACTGTAGTCCTTGGAGTTGTGGTGGCGGGAGCTGTTGTGATGTGGAGGAAGAAGAACTCAG GTGGGAAAGGAGGGAGCTACACTCAAGGTTCAA GCAGCGACAGTGACCAGGGCTCTGATGTGTCTCTCACAGCTTCTAAAG